CTTGGTGAGGGTAGGCGTGGCTTCGTCCAGCGTGGAGGCGCTGTGGGCCCCATTGACCAGCTGGCCCTGGGAGGGCATGACGAGGGAGAGGGTCACGCTGGTCTTGCTGGTGCTCTGGGCGCTGGAGTACGGCACGGAGACGGGGTACACGCGTCCTCCTGCAGCTTGCAGGGGGAGAGAGCGGTGGGCTGCAGGgagtggctggggggggggggatcgcTGGGGCGGTGGGAACACGGCCGCCGTGGGGCGTCATGGGGGCAGCGTCTGAGGGCCCGAGCAGGTGGGCAGCGGCCAGGCCTGGCTCCCAGGGCTGCCCCTTGGGACAGCGAAGGGGCATCTGTTTAATGGTAGACTCCTCCAAGCAGGCGGGGGCTCCTCTCGGCAGCAAGGCACCGGTGCTTAAAGCAGGAGGAGAACATGCACTGAGCTGCCTCGAGGACTGGGTGACTGCCGGGCTCCCCACGAAGCTCTCGGCTCAGGGTTAAGTGGAGGTTGGCCCAAAAAAATACAGTTGCAATAACAACAAGTTACAGAAACTCCAGTAACCCCGGTGTCCGTGGGGGAACAAACCCATCTGTGCTGCTCGCATGCTAAGCCCTGCTTGTctgaaaaatgacaaagaaaggCAGCCCCTAGGAACAGATAGTTTCCACACTGAGCAGCcgggggagagaaacagaaaaagactaGCACTTCTCTTCCCCAGCAACCTGATCGCAGAATtccaaagggagaaaataaagcatCTCAGCCTCACCCCCATCAGGGCCCAGGGAAGAGCCAGGTTTTGGGGGCCCCTCTGTCCACATGCCTAACCTcgcttccctctcttccttccagagCCTCAGCTCCTTGGTAAAAGGGGGTGCCCCCTGCGCCtagggttttgtttatttatttgacaggcagagatcacaagtaggcagagagaggcaggcagagagagagagaggagcaaacaggctccccactgagcctgatgtggaactcgatcctagGTTCctaagatctgagctgaaagcagaggcttaacccactgagccacccaggcacccctgcacctCGGGTTTTAAGGAGGCCTGAAGGAACTCTGCATAAAGGGCCAGGCACCCAGTAGGCACCCAAGCAGTTGCAGCCACCATCTCTATTATGTGGCCTTGGGGGTTGGCAAAGTGCTTGTTCACGTACTCAGACGTTCAGGAGGTCAGCCGGGCACGTGCTAGGATTCTCATTTCTCAGGCAATACGGAAAAACAGCAACTCAGCTCAGAGAGCTTTACGGTCAGAGACCAGATCAGAACGGTTCTAAGCCAGGCCTCTGGATCCACGTCCACTCCAGGCACCAAGGCCCACCCCTCCAAAGTCACCCCGAGTCCCGGCCGACCTCCTCAGGAGGCCCCCCGGACATACTGCAGGCATACCTGGGGCCGGGGATGGCGTGGGCTGGCTCATCTCACCCAGAGGGTAGCCAAAATTCCTCACCAGCAGGGTCATGTCCTCGTGCCTCGGGCAGAACTTGGCCCGTTCACCACCACTGGCAAAGGTGTCCCCGTGGATGCGCTTCACCCGGTCTACCACGGCCTGGGCCACGGCATCCAGGGAAGTCTGCTTGGCGAACTCCGTGTCGATCATGGCGGCGATCTcctggggtggcgggggggggagcaAAAGCTggtgaggagcagggagggggcgcCCAGGACTGCTACCCGCAACTCCAGAGTCTAATCAGGACATTGAGGGGGTATCAGCCAAGCAGGTGAAGGAAGTCCCCAGCAGTCCAGCCTGTAATCTGAGCTTTTCAAGGTATTCCGGCTAATTCTTCTGGAACTTTCTCATTAGAAAAGGTGTGACCTTGTGATCTCTCCAACTGTTGGCTTCCACAGTAATAAAATGGGGGATAATATCCACCTCGCTGGGTTATTAAGAGGATTAAATTGCACAATGGATGGGAGGGCACTCGAGACCACGAAAAAGCCTAGTACGAATTGCTGCTAATTACTAAGTTTCCTTTCCTGGAACAAACTTACTGTAGGCTACATCACGCCATTTTTGTTATAAACAGGGAATACAGAATGAAGACATGTCTCAGAGAAGTCCACTATCCAGTTTATTCTAGAACCCAGCAAAAGCCACTGGATAATTCTTTggcaaagaccaaaaaaaaaaaaaaaaaagggaaagggaaaaggaaaagaaaaaaaaaaatcacacaaaatcCTCTACGTGATGGCTGGCCAGAGTCTCTTGGAGTAGGAGGGCTGAGACAGGTCACAGGAGATGACCTGAGCTCTGTCTGGGGTGGGCTCAGCTCTGTCACTGACCGGCTGTCACCTCAGGACACCAGGCAAGCCCCTGAACTCGATCGGCCCCAAGTTGCCGAACTTGACATGGCCACGAGCCCCTGCCTCCTGGGTTACAAGGCTACTGGCAGGAacgataaaagaaaataaatgaaaaaccttGAATACGGGTTATCAGGAGACAGGCACAGGAGACATTCTTTTCCTAACATTTACTTAAAAggaggacaaagcagaaaaggTTACCTTCCTACAAGAAGCTCAAATGGAAGGAGAGACACAACCTGAATTCACTAGCCAAGGTCAGGGAAAGGCAGCCTCCCTTCAAAACCATCCTGGAGGTGGACTGTCTTGAAGCCACGCATTATGGACAAGTGTCTGACCTGTGTGCTCCCAGCACAGGATAAACAAACGGCTCTCACTGACCAAGGACCTAAGCTCATCACACCGTGCCCTCACCGCGATCCCAGAAAGGTGGATATTATCACTCCGTCAGAGACGAGGAGCAAGCTGGAAGCAAGTGCGgctgggagggaagagaaggggagaggagaggagaggcagggaaagaggaggtggagggaggctgAGGCTTAAGTCAGACCCTCTGGGCTCTCCTCCCTGGACCAGGGCCCTTCTCAGACACACTCCAGAGCAATGTGCCTGGGGAAATTCActtcctggggccctggggactGACCCAGCTTCAAGCCCAAAACAAGCAGGCTTCTGGGTGGGATGCGTGTTCTTGGAGCGCCGGGCATTTCTTCCCCCAGCTTTGAAGGCGCAGAAGCTGCCTGGTGAGGGCATTTGCGAACTGGTCCCTGAGCACCGTGGAGCAGGCCAGAGGGCTGGCTGGGTCCCCAGGGGAGTACACCGCGCTGCGGGTGGGCTGGCGGTGCTCTGCCAGGGCCGGGCTCACCTGGTTGGCCTGTCCGGGCCCGTGGGCTGCCTCCAGAGCCTTGTAGAGCCCCTCCGACATCAGCACCAGGAAGCCAGTCACCCCATCCAGAGGCTGCGCACCGTGGATTTCGGGCTCTGCGATAATCGGCTTGGACTTGGCGGCGCTGTGGGAAGAGAGTGTGGGGAGAGCTGTGATTGGAAGGGCCCCAGGGGACATTTGTTCTGCTAAGGGCAAGAATCCACCCAGGATGTAAACTCAAATGCACATCCgacaagaggaaagagaaaaaccagaaaaacGGACCTATCTCCTGAGCGTGGCTCCTAATGTAAAGCTCTGAGAGCCTGGAGAACCAGCGGGGCAGCTGGGGGCACCCGACCCTGGTGCCAGTCCCCACCTCCTGGCCACAGAGCCTGTGCGGTGGCAGTAGGGATGGCAAGAGGGTGAGGATCACTTGTAAAAGGCCACTTGCCCGGGCTCCTCCAGAACGAGTACCACGCCCACTCAGACCCCAAGTCCACTCCCCAGGTGCACAGGGACCCGGGAGGGCCAGCGAACGTCACAAAGCTCCAGCACGTGTGTGCGCGCGCAGAGGCAAGTCTGCGATGTTCCTGGCAACGGCACAGGGAAGAGCAGAGTCTGGACACATCCCAGGAGCCCACGAGCAGGGCCGGTGAGCGCCGCTGCAGCTTCACTACGGGCCCCTGGCCGCGGTTACAGGGGCGCCGCTGGCCCACCCTGCACCGCACAGCGGGGAGCACAGCACCCATTGGGAAACGAGGGGGTGCAGGGCACAGGAAAGGGTATGCCAGGACCTGCGGAATTTTAGGAAGGGGGCTGTCCCCCGAACACATccccacacacacgtgcacggGAGCCCCGGGCAGGATACGGGGGAGACCAGCAGCTTTTGGGGAAGGAGTCCAGGCTCGCGGTGGGGGGAACTCTCACCATGGATCCTCGGCACTAGCTGACCTGTTTTGAATCTGTACTTTCCAATTAAGCCAACAGAACCCCCTCAGTTAGAgacaaaaatttccaaactcaacTGCCTAAATCCTATGAGAGTGAGGAGTTGTAACTCCCGCTTTCTAAGCCCTGAGGAGTCTGGctcacctccccgccccccaactccCTGTACGCCCACACCACACCCCCCCACGTGCCACCCCCGCATACACACCACATGACACACATGCCACAGCCCCCACCAAACCCCCCCCAACACCCACttacacacccccacacacactgcacacaataaacctcccacacccccatctcactcacacacacacacacacacacacacacacacccgcatATCTGTTTTCCCAATCACCATTAAGGACACTGCTTCGGattcaggatgcctgggttcAAGCCCTCCTCAGCCCCTGCCAGGCCTGTGAGCAGGCGGCCCCCTGCGGTCTGCACACCAGCTGCCTGTGACAACACACCCCTGGGCCAACAGCagcacctacctcacagggtctGAGTGAGGAGCGAGTGAGACAGTGTGTAAAGAGCTGGGCACAGGCTTGGTACGACGACGGTCCGCAGTCACCACCGCTGCCCATCTGCGGCAGCTCATGACAAGGCTGGTCACTCCTGTCAGGCCCTGTGGCCCTGGCTGCTGCCCTGGGCTTTCGCTCATGTCCCCAACCTGATCCCTTGCCAGCCCAGCTCTACAGAACCTCCCAAGCTGTTGGGTCTAAGGCCACACAGCAGCCTCTCTGGGAGGAGCCCTGCCCTCCTCGGGCTCTCAGCTCCCTCAACCACATCTTTCTGTCCCTAGACCATCGTTCTGCCCAGACCCTCCGGCCTCACAAACAGGGTGCAGCTGGGTCGGCCCCCTACCTGAGTAGGTCGATGTCATTGTAGCCGTATTTGACCTTGTAATCCCCGATGCGTCTGGTGCTCTCCTGGCCGCAGATGACGCCCACTTGCTTGATCTTTCCTGCGTCCAAACCTGCCAGCGGGAGAACGAGAGGACAATCCCAGATCctgcccgccacggaggaggaaAAGAACGGCATACAGACGCAGCCCCCCAACGAGACAACAAGGACCGGCTGGGCGGAAAACGAAGCCACAGCAGGGTGCCCCACGGAGTGGCTCACCCGAAGGGCCCCACTGTCCACAGTGCCCAGCCTCATCAACGCCCCCTTCCTCAGAAGCCCCGGGCAGGGAGCGAGCGGCTGTGCCGTGTGAGCTACAGCCTCGAGACTTCTCTGGCCTCTTAGTCTCTAGCGGTCGTAGTACCTGCCGTACACTCAGTACTCCTGGAAACACTTCACACATAAGGAGTCTTAATCCTCACAAATCCCTGAGGCAGGTGTGACTACGATCCTCATTACATAGATGGGGAAACCGACGCACAAACTTCCAAAATTCCAGACATCACCCGCTAataaggggcagagctgggatctaaCCCCAGGCAGGCTGGTCCCAAGCCCAAGGTCACAACCCGAGCacttcctgcctctccctacttggCCCCCGGAAGAGGACTGAGGGTGAGCCATGGGGGTCGGCCTGGCCCCGACTCACCGAGCTGAGAGAGGCGGAAGAGCTCGTCTTCGTTCTCCGTGGTGTGGTCCACGTTCAGCTGGGTCACCTGCAGCCCGTCCACCGTGGATTTGCACAAAAGGGCACGATTTGTACCTGCAGGAGAATTTGAGCAGCTGAGCCAAGACTGCATACAGGGAGGAACAGGATgggtggagcagagagagagagagatgaggcaTCTCACATCACACAGGGAAATCCTTGAAC
This DNA window, taken from Meles meles chromosome 7, mMelMel3.1 paternal haplotype, whole genome shotgun sequence, encodes the following:
- the TAB1 gene encoding TGF-beta-activated kinase 1 and MAP3K7-binding protein 1 isoform X3 — protein: MAAQRRSLLQSEQQPSWTDDLPLCHLSGVGTASNRSYSADGKGTESHPPEDSWLKFRSENNCFLYGVFNGYDGNRVTSFVAQRLSAELLLGQLSAEHTEADVRRVLLQAFDVVERSFLESIDDALAEKASLQSQLPEGVPQHQLPPQYQKILERLKALEREISGGAMAVVAVLLNSKLYVANVGTNRALLCKSTVDGLQVTQLNVDHTTENEDELFRLSQLGLDAGKIKQVGVICGQESTRRIGDYKVKYGYNDIDLLSAAKSKPIIAEPEIHGAQPLDGVTGFLVLMSEGLYKALEAAHGPGQANQEIAAMIDTEFAKQTSLDAVAQAVVDRVKRIHGDTFASGGERAKFCPRHEDMTLLVRNFGYPLGEMSQPTPSPAPAAGGRVYPVSVPYSSAQSTSKTSVTLSLVMPSQGQLVNGAHSASTLDEATPTLTNQSPTLTLQSTTTHTQSSSSSSDGGLFRSRPAHSLPPGEDGRVEPYVDFAEFYRLWSVDHGEQSVMTAP